A single window of Longimicrobium sp. DNA harbors:
- a CDS encoding UDP-glucose/GDP-mannose dehydrogenase family protein: protein MRITVVGTGYVGLVVGVCLAETGNDVVCADVDAGKIGRLNAGEIPIYEPGLEPMVERNLREGRISFTTEVASAVGGAEIVFIAVGTPPGEDGSADLQHVLAVADTIGRNMPDDGPEKIVITKSTVPVGTAAKVRAAIARHTGRRVHVCSNPEFLKEGAAVLDFMKPDRVVVGVDSEYAREKLGELYSPFVRTGNPILFMDIASAEITKYAANAMLATRISFMNMIAGLCEAVGADVSHVRQGIGTDERIGPGFLFAGIGYGGSCFPKDVKALVHTLRESGVDGSILDGVEKVNEAQKRLLLDRVVERYGADLAGRTFAVWGLSFKPETDDMREAPSLTVVRGLVERGARVLAHDPEAEHEAQRYFADLLETGELVLREHNYDCLEGADALLVLTEWSPYRNPDFPRVQALLGEPVIFDGRNLWDPERMRDLGFEYVSVGRVAVAAAQPGRALAAAGA from the coding sequence GTGCGTATCACAGTGGTGGGAACGGGGTATGTGGGGCTGGTGGTGGGGGTGTGCCTTGCCGAAACCGGCAACGACGTGGTGTGTGCCGACGTGGACGCGGGCAAGATCGGCCGCCTGAACGCCGGCGAGATCCCCATCTACGAGCCCGGCCTGGAGCCGATGGTGGAGCGCAACCTGCGCGAGGGGCGCATCTCGTTCACCACCGAGGTGGCATCCGCCGTGGGGGGTGCCGAGATCGTCTTCATCGCGGTCGGCACCCCTCCGGGCGAGGACGGCTCGGCCGACCTGCAGCACGTGCTGGCCGTGGCCGACACCATCGGGCGCAACATGCCCGATGACGGCCCCGAGAAGATCGTCATCACCAAGAGCACCGTTCCGGTGGGGACGGCCGCCAAGGTGCGCGCGGCCATCGCCCGCCACACCGGCCGGCGCGTGCACGTCTGCTCCAACCCCGAGTTCCTCAAGGAGGGCGCGGCGGTCCTGGACTTCATGAAGCCCGACCGCGTGGTGGTGGGGGTGGACTCTGAGTACGCCCGCGAAAAGCTGGGCGAGCTGTACTCGCCGTTCGTGCGCACCGGCAATCCCATCCTGTTCATGGACATCGCCAGCGCCGAGATCACCAAGTATGCGGCCAACGCCATGCTGGCCACGCGCATCTCGTTCATGAACATGATCGCGGGGCTGTGCGAGGCCGTGGGCGCCGACGTGTCGCACGTGCGGCAGGGCATCGGCACCGACGAGCGCATCGGTCCCGGGTTCCTGTTCGCGGGGATCGGGTACGGCGGCAGCTGCTTTCCCAAGGACGTCAAGGCGCTGGTGCACACCCTTCGCGAATCGGGGGTCGATGGCTCGATCCTCGACGGGGTCGAGAAGGTGAACGAGGCGCAGAAGCGGCTGCTGCTGGACCGCGTGGTGGAGCGGTACGGCGCCGACCTGGCGGGGCGCACCTTCGCGGTGTGGGGGCTTTCGTTCAAGCCCGAGACCGACGACATGCGCGAGGCACCCTCGCTCACGGTGGTTCGTGGCCTGGTGGAGCGCGGCGCGCGGGTGCTTGCCCACGACCCCGAAGCGGAGCACGAGGCCCAGCGCTACTTCGCCGACCTGCTGGAAACCGGCGAGCTGGTCCTGCGCGAGCACAACTACGACTGCCTGGAGGGCGCCGACGCGCTGCTGGTGCTGACGGAGTGGTCCCCGTACCGCAACCCCGACTTCCCGCGGGTGCAGGCGCTCCTGGGTGAGCCGGTGATCTTCGACGGGCGCAACCTGTGGGACCCGGAGCGCATGCGGGACCTGGGCTTCGAGTACGTGTCCGTGGGCCGCGTCGCGGTGGCCGCCGCCCAGCCGGGGCGCGCCCTGGCCGCCGCGGGAGCCTGA
- a CDS encoding UDP-glucuronic acid decarboxylase family protein, protein MRVLITGAAGFLGSHLCDRFLAEGYEVVGMDNFITGHPDNVAHLMGRPDFRFIQHDVTNYIYVEGPLDGVLHFASPASPVDYLEQPIPTLKVGSLGTHKALGLAKAKGARFLLASTSEVYGDPQVHPQPESYWGHVNPVGPRGVYDEAKRFAEAMTMAYHRYHGMQTRIVRIFNTYGPRMRPGDGRVVSNFIVQALRGDPISIYGDGSQTRSFTYVDDLVDGIYRLFHSDRVEPTNIGNPNEFTVLELAERVLAQTESSSALDRLPLPEDDPKVRQPDITIARAVLGWEPRVELEEGLQRTIPHFRRLVEGHDAGARTLAGAADAAAPV, encoded by the coding sequence ATGCGCGTTCTCATCACCGGGGCCGCGGGGTTCCTGGGTTCGCACCTGTGCGACCGGTTCCTGGCCGAGGGCTACGAGGTGGTCGGGATGGACAACTTCATCACCGGCCATCCCGACAACGTGGCGCACCTGATGGGGCGGCCGGACTTCCGGTTCATCCAGCACGACGTCACCAACTACATCTACGTTGAGGGCCCGCTGGACGGGGTGCTCCACTTTGCCTCGCCGGCCAGCCCGGTGGACTACCTGGAGCAGCCCATCCCCACCCTGAAGGTGGGGTCGCTGGGCACCCACAAGGCGCTGGGGCTGGCCAAGGCCAAGGGCGCCCGCTTCCTGCTTGCGTCGACGAGCGAGGTGTACGGGGATCCCCAGGTGCACCCCCAGCCGGAAAGCTACTGGGGCCACGTGAACCCGGTGGGCCCGCGGGGCGTGTACGACGAGGCCAAGCGCTTCGCCGAGGCGATGACCATGGCGTACCACCGCTACCACGGGATGCAGACGCGCATCGTGCGCATCTTCAACACGTACGGTCCGCGGATGAGGCCCGGCGACGGGCGGGTGGTCTCGAACTTCATCGTGCAGGCGCTGCGGGGCGATCCGATCTCCATCTATGGTGACGGATCGCAGACACGATCGTTTACCTACGTGGACGACCTGGTGGACGGGATCTACCGGCTGTTCCACTCGGACCGGGTGGAGCCGACCAACATCGGCAACCCCAACGAGTTCACCGTCCTCGAGCTGGCCGAGCGGGTGCTGGCCCAGACGGAAAGCTCCTCGGCGCTGGACCGCCTTCCGCTGCCGGAGGACGACCCCAAGGTCCGGCAGCCGGACATCACCATCGCCCGCGCCGTCCTGGGATGGGAGCCGCGGGTGGAGCTGGAAGAAGGGCTGCAGCGCACCATCCCGCACTTCCGGCGGCTGGTGGAAGGCCACGACGCCGGCGCGCGCACCCTGGCCGGGGCGGCCGATGCCGCCGCGCCTGTTTGA
- a CDS encoding SLBB domain-containing protein, which translates to MTRIAAAMGALLVSLLGGPAHAQDPRTQQNSATQPQSPATAAAARMDELLLDAPVNRARYQLGPGDVVTVSITGNVNRVWQISVSPEGAVVVPELGVVRVLNLNLDEAQARVRDLVLRFYQGVGVNLTLSGARRFRVFVAGSVSSPGTRVASPATRVSDLVPQDTLSGVVRRNVVVRRADGDSVVADMARFRLMGDLDANPNLREGDVVLVPTPTSAVQVHGRVHFPGTYELRQGESLADLLQLVNAGGGFPADAADTVRVSRFVGPEERRFHLFSQAQALGPEGAAFRLQPSDAVFTVGRANFRVQHTALVVGQVLRPGVYPIRPDTTTVRELVAMAGGFTSQASLTDATLRRQARGTQGQQLRELQNVPAELLSEEERRILRARGQGDPGLVVIDFERLFQDSGGSALDQTLEPNDVLSVPERRTGVTVLGAVRQPGIIQYAPGRGVDYYVRLAGGYGRRADRGDVTVLRARLGAEADARDVARIEAGDQIVVPIRRRIDPLQTLQSVQAVVGVVSGFALTILALDRYF; encoded by the coding sequence GTGACCCGGATTGCCGCGGCGATGGGCGCGCTCCTCGTGTCGCTGCTGGGGGGACCCGCGCACGCGCAGGACCCCCGCACGCAGCAGAACTCCGCGACGCAGCCGCAGAGCCCCGCGACCGCGGCGGCTGCGCGGATGGACGAGCTGCTGCTGGATGCCCCCGTGAACCGTGCCCGGTATCAGCTGGGGCCCGGCGACGTGGTGACCGTGTCCATCACGGGCAACGTCAACCGGGTGTGGCAGATCTCGGTGAGCCCCGAGGGCGCGGTGGTGGTTCCCGAGCTGGGGGTGGTGCGCGTGCTCAACCTGAACCTCGACGAGGCGCAGGCGCGGGTGCGGGACCTGGTGCTGCGCTTCTACCAGGGCGTCGGGGTGAACCTGACGCTGTCGGGGGCACGGCGTTTTCGCGTCTTCGTGGCCGGGAGCGTGTCCTCGCCGGGCACCCGTGTAGCGAGCCCGGCCACACGGGTGAGCGACCTGGTACCGCAGGACACGCTGAGCGGCGTCGTGCGGCGGAACGTGGTGGTCCGGCGCGCCGACGGCGATTCCGTGGTGGCCGACATGGCGCGCTTTCGGCTGATGGGGGACCTGGACGCCAACCCCAACCTGCGCGAAGGCGACGTGGTGCTGGTGCCCACGCCGACGAGCGCGGTGCAGGTGCACGGCCGCGTGCACTTTCCGGGTACCTACGAGCTTCGCCAGGGTGAATCGCTGGCCGACCTGCTGCAGCTGGTGAATGCCGGAGGCGGTTTTCCTGCTGACGCGGCCGACACGGTGCGCGTATCGCGCTTCGTGGGGCCCGAGGAGCGCCGGTTCCACCTGTTCTCCCAGGCCCAGGCACTCGGTCCGGAGGGGGCGGCGTTCCGGCTGCAGCCGTCCGACGCCGTGTTCACGGTGGGCCGCGCCAATTTCCGTGTGCAGCACACGGCTCTGGTCGTGGGCCAGGTGCTGCGCCCCGGCGTGTACCCCATTCGCCCCGACACCACGACCGTGCGCGAGCTGGTGGCCATGGCCGGGGGGTTCACCTCCCAGGCCTCGCTGACCGACGCCACGCTCCGGCGGCAGGCCCGAGGTACCCAGGGACAGCAGCTTCGGGAGCTTCAGAACGTGCCTGCCGAGCTGCTGAGCGAGGAGGAGCGCCGCATCCTGCGGGCGCGCGGACAGGGCGACCCGGGCCTGGTGGTCATCGACTTCGAGCGGCTGTTCCAGGACTCGGGCGGGAGTGCGCTGGACCAGACCCTGGAGCCGAACGACGTGCTGTCGGTGCCGGAGCGGCGAACCGGGGTCACGGTGCTGGGCGCCGTTCGGCAGCCCGGGATCATCCAGTACGCGCCGGGACGCGGCGTCGACTACTACGTGCGCCTGGCCGGCGGCTACGGACGGCGCGCCGACCGCGGCGACGTGACGGTGCTGCGCGCCAGGCTGGGTGCCGAGGCCGACGCGCGCGACGTCGCGCGGATCGAAGCGGGCGACCAGATCGTGGTCCCGATCCGCCGGCGGATCGATCCCCTGCAGACGCTGCAGTCGGTGCAGGCGGTGGTCGGCGTGGTTTCGGGGTTCGCCCTGACGATCCTGGCACTCGATCGGTACTTCTGA
- a CDS encoding Wzz/FepE/Etk N-terminal domain-containing protein encodes MAAVRESGNREPDGPRVLDLVAAVLRRWKTVLVVAVLTMLAAAVTSMLTPSKYVASTTMVPFTGAQARGGLGLAQLPAGVATLVGVGAGSSSERLMGVMLKSRTLADSMVGRLAPRYVSEAELRKILKDGTRVQRNPDGSVVVQVRSLDPRLAARIANTYPVLVNELMARVSSEGAQRKQGFLEGQLSTVRERLLSSEQRLLAFQRSSGTSNVDEQARRTLDAAADLNAQVLDQERAVAQLRRTLAPGHPELQAAEAELGTRRAQLRRVTAGNTGSPMFVPLREGGELKAATSRLTREFAQEEAVYEALTAALAEAQLDANNNLPVLSVLDPAQVPGPTGSLPRTVALAGVLGALLGAALALVADGVARARANPRNAGFFAALAEVRQDAGRLLPWTRGRARSARG; translated from the coding sequence GTGGCAGCCGTGCGAGAGTCCGGCAATCGCGAGCCGGACGGGCCGCGGGTCCTGGATCTCGTGGCCGCCGTGCTCCGCCGGTGGAAGACGGTGCTCGTCGTGGCGGTGCTCACCATGCTCGCCGCGGCGGTGACCTCCATGCTGACGCCGTCGAAGTACGTGGCCAGCACCACCATGGTGCCGTTCACGGGCGCGCAGGCACGCGGGGGGCTGGGGCTGGCGCAGCTTCCGGCCGGCGTGGCCACCCTGGTGGGTGTCGGCGCGGGAAGCTCCAGCGAGCGCCTGATGGGAGTGATGCTCAAGAGCCGCACGCTGGCCGACTCGATGGTGGGGCGGCTGGCTCCCCGTTACGTCTCCGAGGCGGAGCTGCGCAAGATCCTCAAGGACGGCACGCGGGTGCAGCGCAACCCTGACGGCTCGGTGGTGGTGCAGGTGAGGTCGCTCGACCCGCGGCTGGCCGCCCGCATCGCCAACACCTATCCCGTGCTGGTGAACGAGCTGATGGCGCGGGTGAGCAGCGAGGGCGCCCAGCGCAAGCAGGGCTTCCTGGAGGGCCAGCTGAGCACGGTCCGCGAACGGCTGCTGAGCTCCGAGCAGCGGCTGCTCGCCTTCCAGCGGAGCAGCGGAACCTCGAACGTCGACGAGCAGGCGCGCCGCACCCTGGACGCCGCGGCCGACCTCAACGCGCAGGTGCTGGACCAGGAGCGGGCGGTTGCGCAGCTGCGGCGGACGCTGGCTCCCGGCCACCCCGAGCTGCAGGCGGCCGAGGCCGAGCTGGGCACCCGCCGGGCGCAGCTGCGGCGGGTAACCGCGGGAAACACGGGCTCGCCCATGTTCGTGCCGTTGCGCGAAGGGGGCGAGCTGAAAGCCGCCACCTCGCGGCTGACGAGGGAGTTCGCGCAGGAAGAGGCGGTGTACGAGGCGCTGACGGCGGCGCTCGCCGAGGCGCAGCTCGACGCCAACAACAACCTTCCCGTGCTGAGCGTGCTGGACCCGGCGCAGGTTCCCGGGCCCACGGGCTCGCTGCCGCGGACGGTGGCGCTGGCGGGAGTGCTTGGCGCGCTGCTGGGCGCGGCGCTGGCCCTGGTGGCCGACGGGGTGGCGAGGGCGCGCGCCAATCCGCGCAACGCCGGCTTCTTCGCCGCCCTGGCCGAGGTGCGCCAGGATGCGGGCCGCCTGCTTCCCTGGACACGCGGCCGTGCCCGGTCGGCCCGGGGCTGA
- a CDS encoding ABC transporter permease, which yields MSTHIEHLPGGLGPSASSPALEDAPTLVIQPAPRVPGINARELWAYRGLFWFLVWRDVKVRYAQTLLGAGWAILQPVLTTLVFAVIFGRLARIPSDGVPYPVFALAGLVPWTYFSTALSGAGGSLVSSSHLITKVYFPRLVIPFAPILAGLVDLGVAFVVLLGGMLAYGVVPSPAALVVVPLLVLAMVLTVAGAGCWLAALNIQYRDVKHVLPFLLQVWMYASPIVYPASLVPERWRTLYALNPMVGIIEGFRAVLLRTGSIDWGTVGVSVLAGVALFVSGVLYFRRTERVFADVA from the coding sequence ATGTCGACCCACATCGAGCACCTTCCGGGCGGCCTGGGCCCGTCGGCGTCGTCGCCGGCCCTCGAGGACGCGCCCACGCTCGTCATCCAGCCGGCGCCGCGGGTGCCGGGGATCAACGCGCGGGAGCTCTGGGCGTACCGGGGGCTGTTCTGGTTCCTGGTGTGGCGCGACGTAAAGGTGCGCTACGCGCAGACGCTGCTGGGCGCCGGGTGGGCCATCCTGCAGCCCGTGCTCACCACGCTGGTGTTCGCGGTGATCTTCGGGCGTCTGGCCCGGATTCCCTCCGACGGGGTGCCCTACCCGGTGTTCGCGCTGGCCGGGCTGGTGCCGTGGACGTACTTCTCCACCGCGCTCTCCGGGGCCGGCGGGAGCCTGGTGTCGAGTTCGCACCTGATCACGAAGGTGTACTTTCCGCGCTTGGTCATTCCTTTTGCACCTATCCTTGCGGGGCTGGTGGATCTCGGAGTGGCGTTCGTGGTGCTGCTGGGTGGAATGCTGGCGTACGGAGTGGTTCCTTCACCGGCCGCGCTGGTGGTGGTGCCGCTGCTGGTGCTGGCCATGGTGCTTACCGTGGCGGGGGCGGGGTGCTGGCTGGCGGCGCTGAACATCCAGTACCGCGACGTCAAGCACGTGCTCCCCTTTCTGCTGCAGGTGTGGATGTACGCCTCGCCGATCGTGTACCCGGCGTCGCTGGTGCCCGAGCGCTGGCGCACGCTGTACGCCCTGAACCCCATGGTGGGGATCATCGAGGGCTTCCGCGCGGTGCTGCTGCGCACGGGTTCGATCGACTGGGGAACGGTGGGCGTGTCGGTGCTCGCCGGCGTGGCGCTGTTCGTGTCGGGAGTGCTGTACTTCCGGCGGACGGAGCGCGTCTTCGCCGACGTGGCCTGA
- a CDS encoding ABC transporter ATP-binding protein: MPKFAVRATGLSKRYRVLAPGARVQDLREALARAATAPMRALRARGSAPAAHEEMWALREVSFEVGRGEVLGIIGRNGAGKSTLLKVLSRITDPTAGRAEVHGRVGSLLEVGTGFHPELTGRDNVFLNGSILGMDREHIRRSFDEIVEFAGVSAFIDTPVKRYSSGMYLRLAFAVAAHLEPEVLIMDEVLAVGDASFQKKCLGKMEDVAREGRTVLFVSHDMAAISRLCSRTLLLDGGRVLADGSTAGVIAAYLRSGLGTTAERAWEAGEEPGNDVARLLAVRVKDESGRRADAVDIRRPVAVEVEFEVRAPGHVLVPNLHFHSEQGGIAFVSVEGDPEWRGRPRPVGRYVSTAWIPGNLLAEGTLVVDVAISTLDPVSVHAHERDAVAFQVVDSLDGDSARGDYAGPLPGVVRPLLRWTNVYEPSSRLQEVGR, from the coding sequence ATGCCGAAGTTCGCCGTCCGGGCCACCGGGCTGAGCAAGCGCTACCGCGTCCTGGCCCCCGGGGCGCGGGTGCAGGACCTTCGCGAGGCGCTGGCGCGCGCCGCGACGGCGCCGATGCGCGCGCTCCGCGCACGCGGGAGCGCGCCGGCCGCGCACGAGGAGATGTGGGCGCTGCGCGAGGTTTCGTTCGAGGTGGGCCGGGGCGAGGTGCTGGGGATCATCGGCCGCAACGGCGCGGGAAAGAGCACCCTGCTCAAGGTCCTTTCGCGCATCACCGACCCCACGGCGGGGCGGGCCGAGGTGCACGGGCGGGTGGGGTCGCTGCTCGAGGTGGGCACCGGCTTCCACCCGGAGCTCACGGGGCGCGACAACGTGTTCCTGAACGGCTCGATCCTGGGGATGGACCGCGAGCACATCCGCCGCAGCTTCGACGAGATCGTGGAGTTCGCGGGGGTGTCGGCCTTCATCGACACCCCGGTGAAGCGCTACTCCAGCGGCATGTACCTGCGGCTGGCCTTTGCCGTGGCGGCGCACCTGGAGCCCGAGGTGCTCATCATGGACGAGGTGCTGGCGGTGGGCGACGCCAGCTTCCAGAAGAAGTGCCTGGGCAAGATGGAGGACGTGGCGCGCGAGGGGCGCACGGTGCTCTTCGTGAGCCACGACATGGCCGCCATCTCGCGCCTGTGCTCGCGCACGCTGCTGCTGGACGGCGGCAGGGTCCTGGCCGACGGCTCCACCGCGGGGGTGATCGCCGCCTACCTGCGCTCGGGGCTGGGCACCACGGCCGAGCGTGCCTGGGAAGCGGGCGAGGAGCCCGGCAACGACGTCGCCCGGCTGCTTGCCGTGCGGGTGAAGGACGAGTCCGGGCGCCGCGCCGACGCCGTCGACATCCGGCGCCCCGTGGCGGTGGAGGTGGAATTCGAAGTAAGGGCCCCCGGGCACGTGCTGGTGCCCAATCTGCATTTTCACAGCGAACAGGGCGGCATCGCCTTCGTTTCGGTGGAGGGCGACCCCGAGTGGAGGGGCAGGCCCCGCCCGGTGGGACGATACGTGAGCACCGCCTGGATTCCCGGAAACCTGCTGGCAGAGGGTACCCTGGTGGTGGACGTCGCCATCAGCACGCTGGACCCGGTAAGCGTCCACGCGCACGAGCGCGACGCGGTGGCCTTCCAGGTGGTCGACTCGCTGGACGGCGACTCGGCCCGCGGCGACTACGCGGGGCCGCTGCCGGGGGTGGTGCGCCCGCTGCTGCGCTGGACGAACGTATACGAGCCTTCGTCGCGACTTCAGGAGGTAGGCAGGTGA
- the rfbF gene encoding glucose-1-phosphate cytidylyltransferase — MKVVLLAGGLGTRLAEETEVKPKPMVEIGGWPILWHIMKHFGGHGCNEFYVALGYKGEVVKRFFRDYYSLSGSMTVALSSGQVELRDDMHDGPGREDWMVHLCDTGEATNTGGRIKRLEPWLRPGGTFIVTYGDGVADVDLDALLRFHRSHGRLATVTAVRPPARFGGLVFDGDLVVDFTEKPQVGEGWINGGFLVFEPGVFDYLEGDENSLEYHALEPLARDGQLAAYRHEGFWQCMDTLRDKRLLETLWEGGNAPWKTWA; from the coding sequence GTGAAGGTGGTTCTGCTGGCGGGAGGGCTGGGGACGCGCCTTGCCGAGGAAACCGAGGTGAAGCCCAAGCCGATGGTGGAAATCGGCGGCTGGCCCATCCTGTGGCACATCATGAAGCACTTCGGCGGCCACGGCTGCAACGAGTTCTACGTGGCCCTGGGCTACAAGGGCGAGGTGGTGAAGCGCTTCTTCCGCGACTACTACAGCCTGAGCGGAAGCATGACGGTGGCGCTTTCGAGCGGGCAGGTGGAACTGCGCGACGACATGCACGATGGTCCCGGGCGCGAGGACTGGATGGTGCACCTGTGCGACACCGGCGAGGCCACCAACACGGGCGGGCGCATCAAGCGCCTGGAGCCCTGGCTTCGCCCTGGCGGCACCTTCATCGTCACCTACGGCGACGGGGTGGCCGACGTGGACCTGGACGCGCTGCTGCGCTTTCACCGCTCTCACGGGAGGCTGGCGACGGTGACCGCCGTTCGTCCCCCGGCGCGCTTCGGCGGACTGGTGTTCGATGGCGACCTGGTGGTGGACTTCACCGAAAAGCCGCAGGTGGGCGAGGGGTGGATCAACGGCGGGTTCCTGGTCTTCGAGCCGGGGGTGTTCGATTACCTGGAGGGCGACGAGAACAGCCTGGAGTACCACGCGCTGGAGCCGCTGGCGCGCGACGGGCAGCTGGCGGCGTACCGGCACGAGGGGTTCTGGCAGTGCATGGACACGCTGCGCGACAAGCGCCTGCTGGAAACCCTGTGGGAGGGCGGAAACGCCCCGTGGAAGACATGGGCGTGA